One Parageobacillus sp. KH3-4 genomic region harbors:
- a CDS encoding glucose 1-dehydrogenase, with protein MDFLRKVVIVTGGANGIGKSIATMFAEKGANVVIADIAEEAGEKLVLALKEKGLEARFIPTDVRKVDEIESLMRETFETYGRLHYLINNAGVSRWKSPYELTVEEWDDVLHTNLRSVFFGSREAAKYMRKNETGGAIVNIASTRALMSEPHSEAYAASKGGILSLTHALAVSFADDHIRVNAISPGWIETGDYGQLREIDHAQHPARRVGKPEDIARACLYLCDDENDFITGANIVIDGGMTRKMIYVE; from the coding sequence ATGGATTTTTTGCGAAAAGTGGTTATCGTCACTGGCGGAGCAAATGGCATTGGAAAGTCTATTGCCACAATGTTTGCGGAAAAAGGAGCGAATGTCGTAATTGCCGATATTGCCGAAGAAGCGGGGGAAAAGCTTGTTTTAGCATTAAAGGAAAAAGGGTTAGAGGCGCGTTTCATTCCGACTGATGTTCGGAAAGTCGATGAAATAGAGAGCCTGATGAGAGAAACGTTTGAAACGTATGGCCGTTTGCATTATTTAATTAACAATGCAGGTGTGTCAAGATGGAAATCTCCATATGAGTTAACGGTTGAAGAGTGGGACGATGTGCTTCACACCAACTTACGGAGCGTCTTCTTTGGATCGCGCGAAGCGGCGAAGTATATGCGGAAAAACGAAACAGGTGGGGCGATTGTCAATATCGCGTCGACAAGGGCGCTCATGTCGGAGCCTCACTCGGAAGCATACGCTGCTTCTAAAGGAGGAATTTTGTCATTGACTCATGCGTTAGCTGTTTCGTTTGCTGATGATCATATTCGTGTGAATGCAATCAGTCCAGGATGGATTGAAACAGGGGATTACGGCCAGTTGCGGGAAATTGACCATGCACAGCATCCAGCGCGGCGCGTCGGCAAGCCGGAAGACATCGCACGCGCTTGTCTGTATTTGTGCGATGATGAAAATGACTTTATTACCGGGGCAAACATTGTCATTGATGGCGGAATGACGAGAAAGATGATTTACGTCGAGTAG